In Fusarium oxysporum f. sp. lycopersici 4287 chromosome 2, whole genome shotgun sequence, a genomic segment contains:
- a CDS encoding E3 ubiquitin-protein ligase TRIP12: MAERTSAGDNEVRLPSTSTTSTANLSPASAASSAHRITRSSARQAASQVAQTNNIAPAAADVPTVPSTTPSSRKRKGLAAEKSPNDALPPSGPSGRRSKRQKIPEAVPPPNANNNNHTTSRSRRKGKPAVDMDSPDNNHPGSAHPAGPSIPSGSSSRKSSRSKKGTGPPSDPTSGTTLTTRRSKRNLDSAVDQDTPMTGTDENKDPGPPPPPPPPIDHHDDDDSEDNDDDEDEEGSRRYDDDEDDDDDDPFGGFGGPPGSLSSTLRALTGMMSGLTSRFREILHNLRVDDLSVQLIALQELSEILLVSNEDNLSGHFSPDAYVKELVSLMNKEESPEIMLLACRCLANLMEALPASVANVVYGSAVPVLCQKLLEISFIDLAEQALSTLEKISVEYPTSIVREGGLTACLSYLDFFATGTQRTAVTTAANCCRNIPEDSFPVVRDVMPTLLNVLNSSDQRVVEQASLCVSGIVESFKYHPSKLEELVSVDLLRGVLRLLVPGTTNMIGSSIHTQFLRVLAFTARASPRLSAELFKLNVVETLYQILTGVSPPSGTEDVASKLDSVVIMQALIHRPREQIIETLNVICELLPNLPRNADPSYGDFVELQASADPTNSAASGGRNRRSTNEKRIELLEECKDEVRRFALIIFPTLTDAFSSTVNLSVRQKVLTAQLKMLSNLDEDILVEALTPVPYASFLASILSQQDHTSLVMLGLQAAELLLSRLDKIYRYQFYREGVFLEITKIAEEEEAVEEKPGKGEKQESQGEQATEQDNEQSSDQESEHEEDEEDEERESSDDEEDEDEEHDNENGEAQNEDMSPVSSRGSTMSLEVPLHRLVSDVRSMKSRTRDVAKKFLETHETEGHGQAMKLKATAILDALSELAGELETFYLKPMPGNVAADKGKELFTKLASYFDTDVLESVTSAELLASGLVRVLLEVFSNPDEELARAAQSTFLEVFMAYTVKSKPKTATAESPATPFSVMIHKLQDLLSRSEHFEVITVHHNTFDGNHSSPASMLGKQIRLRLVADDDSEIPRPYRNIMVSIHAIATFKSLDDYLRPRISINERSRSSARRDGVARALAAMANSAGLPLSSAAAARLAAAERSGPFSSGPPVPPPHAATTPSGSRALRKSKSLAAPATPDQSAGPSRDKGALRRSSRRHGAANTPSAPRPPPVDDEEMQDTLECADEKQLTDDEDVGESSALDAIVGELEEDMEEESTPEDTSAVNMEVATGGHVTARKEDGTRIATPTGSGAPSRAGGPSVGTQGTPTPASSSSRPMSYASALQAVPQDWHIEFSLDNKLIPNETTIYRAVHTSASNSDEHLSRSIWSTVHPIKFKRVPGPPPAESLSFSSNTEADGEDEHGIPASLAKNPTTSSILRLLNILHDLNSNIEDVLIEKKNSVIGLNVEPLSQFVNTKLTAKLNRQLEEPLIVASNCLPSWAEDLARLYPFLFPFETRHLFLQSTSFGYARSMARWQNTQSAEDNRRDRNNERPFLGRLQRQKVRISRQKILESALKVMELYGASQSILEVEYFEEVGTGLGPTLEFYSTVSKEFSKRKLKLWREVDSSGSDEFVSGATGLFPRPQSDEEAGTPNGERILHLFKMLGKFVARSMIDSRIIDLHFNPIFFRIGDAVSSGVKPSLGAVKIVDPGLARSLKAIKQFALAKKEIDEDPNRTPAQKVADTENITIDGVKLDDLCLDFTLPGYPNIQLEDNGSQKRVTIDNVDSYLEKVIDMTLGSGVRRQVDAFRAGFSQVFPYSALSAFTPDELVTLFGRVDEDWSLETLLDSIKADHGYNMDSKTVKNLLHTMSEFDASQRRDFLQFTTGSPKLPIGGFKSLTPMFTVVCKPSEHPYISDDYLPSVMTCVNYLKLPDYSTIEIMRKQLFTAVKEGQGAFHLS, from the exons ATGGCAGAACGAACATCGGCAGGTGATAACGAAGTGCGACTTCCTTCTACCTCGACAACCTCAACTGCCAATCTCTCTCCCGCTTCCGCCGCTTCTTCAGCCCATAG AATCACCAGATCTTCGGCTCGTCAAGCAGCGAGTCAGGTAGCCCAAACCAACAATATTGCTCCTGCCGCTGCTGACGTCCCGACCGTACCCTCCACTACTCCATCCTCACGCAAGCGAAAAGGGCTCGCCGCCGAGAAGAGCCCCAACGACGCATTACCACCCTCTGGGCCTTCAGGTCGACGGTCCAAGAGACAAAAGATCCCCGAAGCCGTTCCACCTCCGAACGCCAACAATAACAATCACACCACATCCAGATCTCGGCGAAAGGGAAAGCCCGCTGTTGATATGGACAGCCCGGA TAACAACCACCCCGGATCTGCGCATCCTGCAGGGCCCTCCATCCCCTCAGGTTCTTCTAGCAGAAAATCGAGCCGTTCTAAGAAGGGCACGGGACCTCCATCGG ATCCCACATCTGGTACAACTCTGACCACCCGAAGATCGAAACGGAACCTTGACAGCGCAGTTGATCAAGATACACCGATGACGGGTACCGACGAGAACAAAGACCCAGGACCACCACcaccccctcctcctcccatcGATCAccacgacgatgacgatagcgaagacaatgacgatgacgaagatgaagagggatCACGGAGGtacgacgacgacgaagacgacgacgacgacgatccTTTTGGCGGATTTGGTGGCCCTCCAGGCAGTTTATCCAGCACGCTTAGAGCACTAACAGGGATGATGTCTGGCCTGACATCTCGATTCCGGGAAATTCTTCACAATCTGCGAGTTGATGATCTCTCAGTACAGCTAATAGCTCTGCAAGAGCTATCAGAAATACTTCTAGTGTCCAACGAAGACAACCTCTCTGGCCACTTCTCGCCCGATGCATATGTCAAGGAGCTGGTTTCCCTCATGAACAAGGAAGAAAGCCCCGAGATCATGTTACTCGCGTGCCGTTGCTTGGCAAATTTGATGGAGGCTTTGCCTGCCAGTGTTGCGAACGTCGTCTATGGAAGCGCCGTCCCTGTCCTGTGCCAAAAACTCCTCGAAATTTCTTTTATCGATTTGGCAGAGCAGGCCTTGAGCACATTGGAGAAGATATCAGTCGAATATCCTACCAGCATTGTTCGTGAGGGTGGCCTCACTGCTTGTTTGTCTTATCTCGACTTCTTTGCTACCGGCACGCAAAGAACTGCCGTTACTACCGCAGCAAACTGTTGCCGCAACATCCCCGAAGACTCTTTCCCAGTAGTACGAGATGTTATGCCTACACTTCTTAACGTTCTCAATAGCAGTGATCAGCGGGTCGTGGAGCAGGCCTCGCTTTGCGTCTCCGGCATCGTTGAGAGTTTTAAGTACCATCCCTCCAAACTTGAGGAACTTGTTAGCGTCGACCTTCTTCGAGGTGTGCTGCGACTTCTTGTTCCCGGTACGACCAACATGATCGGCTCCAGTATCCATACACAATTTCTCCGAGTTTTGGCCTTCACTGCGCGAGCTAGCCCTCGTCTTTCCGCGGAGCTCTTCAAGCTTAATGTGGTAGAGACATTGTATCAAATCCTGACCGGAGTTTCACCACCCAGCGGTACCGAAGATGTGGCCTCCAAACTGGACAGTGTTGTAATCATGCAGGCTCTCATCCATCGACCACGAGAGCAGATCATTGAGACGCTCAATGTTATTTGCGAATTACTACCTAACCTACCACGAAACGCAGATCCCTCGTACGGTGATTTTGTTGAACTTCAAGCCTCTGCAGATCCTACAAACTCGGCAGCCAGTGGGGGAAGGAACCGCAGGTCTACAAATGAAAAGCGcattgagcttcttgaagagtGCAAAGACGAAGTTCGCCGTTTTGCgctcatcatcttccctACTTTGACGGACGCGTTCTCCAGCACTGTCAACTTGAGCGTCCGCCAAAAGGTCCTCACAGCACAATTGAAGATGCTCTCGAATCTTGATGAGGACATCTTGGTTGAGGCGCTTACTCCGGTACCTTATGCCTCTTTCCTTGCTTCTATTCTTTCGCAACAAGACCACACATCTCTGGTTATGCTTGGCCTTCAAGCGGCCGAGCTGTTACTAAGCCGACTCGACAAGATCTACCGTTATCAATTCTATCGCGAGGGAGTCTTCCTTGAGATCACCAAGattgctgaggaggaagaggcagTTGAAGAGAAGCCAGGTAAGGGCGAAAAACAGGAGTCTCAGGGCGAACAAGCAACAGAACAAGACAACGAACAGTCCTCGGACCAGGAATCTGAgcatgaggaagacgaagaagatgaggagcGCGAGTcctctgatgatgaggaggacgaagacgaagagcaTGATAACGAGAATGGCGAGGCGCAGAATGAGGACATGTCCCCTGTTAGCTCCCGGGGATCCACCATGTCTCTCGAGGTCCCTCTCCATCGTCTTGTCTCCGACGTGCGATCCATGAAATCTCGAACTCGAGACGTCGCCAAAAAGTTCTTAGAGACCCATGAGACTGAAGGCCATGGCCAGGCTATGAAGCTCAAGGCAACAGCAATCCTTGATGCTCTTTCAGAGTTGGCTGGTGAGCTTGAGACTTTCTACCTCAAACCGATGCCCGGCAACGTTGCGGCCGATAAAGGAAAGGAACTGTTCACCAAGCTTGCATCATATTTCGATACCGACGTCTTGGAAAGTGTTACGAGCGCAGAACTTCTGGCATCCGGTCTTGTTCGTGTGCTTCTAGAGGTTTTCAGCAATCCTGACGAGGAACTGGCCCGTGCCGCTCAGTCAACGTTCCTGGAAGTCTTCATGGCATACACCGTCAAGTCGAAGCCAAAAACTGCAACTGCAGAATCTCCGGCGACGCCTTTCAGCGTCATGATTCACAAGCTTCAGGACTTGCTCAGTAGGTCAGAGCATTTTGAGGTTATCACGGTGCATCATAACACATTTGACGGCAACCACAGCAGTCCTGCCTCCATGCTTGGGAAGCAGATTCGACTTCGTCTTGTTGCCGATGATGATTCCGAAATACCTCGACCGTACCGTAATATAATGGTGTCAATTCATGCCATTGCGACTTTCAAATCCCTTGATGACTATTTACGACCTAGGATCAGTATCAATGAGCGATCTCGTAGCTCCGCCCGCAGAGACGGAGTTGCTCGAGCACTTGCCGCTATGGCAAACAGCGCGGGTCTTCCTCTGAGTagcgcagcagcagcccgCCTAGCAGCAGCTGAACGATCAGGCCCGTTTTCGAGCGGACCTCCGGTGCCGCCGCCGCATGCTGCTACAACGCCATCTGGCTCCCGAGCACTTCGCAAATCAAAGTCACTGGCTGCCCCTGCTACACCAGATCAATCTGCTGGACCGTCTCGCGATAAAGGGGCGCTTAGACGCTCCTCAAGACGGCATGGCGCCGCTAACACACCCTCGGCTCCTCGACCTCCGCCtgttgatgacgaggaaATGCAGGATACACTAGAATGCGCCGACGAGAAGCAGCTGACTGATGACGAAGACGTCGGAGAAAGCAGTGCATTGGATGCCATTGTTGGcgagcttgaagaagacatgGAAGAGGAATCGACGCCTGAGGATACTTCTGCTGTCAACATGGAGGTCGCTACTGGTGGCCATGTCACAGCACGCAAGGAAGATGGCACTCGAATCGCGACACCAACTGGATCCGGTGCTCCTAGCCGTGCGGGTGGACCCTCGGTTGGCACCCAAGGCACACCTACTccagcatcgtcatcgtcgagGCCGATGTCTTATGCGTCCGCTCTCCAGGCAGTGCCCCAAGATTGGCACATTGAGTTCAGTCTTGACAACAAGCTGATCCCCAACGAGACTACCATCTACCGCGCTGTCCATACTTCAGCTTCTAACTCAGATGAGCACCTAAGCAGAAGTATCTGGTCAACTGTGCACCCAATCAAGTTCAAGCGTGTACCTGGACCACCTCCTGCGGAATCTCTTTCATTTTCTTCTAACACGGAAGCtgatggtgaagatgagcATGGAATCCCCGCTTCGCTTGCCAAGAACCCAACGACGTCATCAATTCTACGCCTATTGAACATTCTTCACGACCTCAACTCGAACATTGAGGATGTTTTGATTGAGAAAAAGAATAGCGTTATTGGTCTGAATGTTGAGCCGTTGTCACAGTTCGTCAACACGAAACTCACAGCGAAGTTGAATCGTCAGTTGGAAGAGCCCCTGATTGTTGCCAGCAACTGTCTACCTAGTTGGGCGGAGGATTTAGCTCGCCTTTATCCCTTCCTCTTCCCATTCGAGACTCGACATCTATTTCTCCAATCTACATCTTTCGGATATGCCCGATCAATGGCGAGGTGGCAGAATACCCAGTCTGCGGAGGATAACCGAAGAGATCGAAATAACGAACGGCCATTCCTCGGTCGCCTTCAGCGACAAAAAGTTAGGATCTCACGTCAGAAGATCCTTGAATCGGCCTTGAAAGTTATGGAGCTATATGGTGCTTCACAGAGTATCCTAGAAGTTGAGTATTTCGAGGAGGTGGGCACTGGTCTTGGTCCTACTCTTGAGTTCTACTCAACTGTCTCGAAAGAGTTCTCAAAGAGGAAGCTCAAACTATGGCGTGAGGTCGATTCGAGCGGCTCTGATGAGTTTGTGTCTGGAGCCACTGGACTCTTCCCCCGGCCGCAGAGTGATGAAGAGGCTGGGACACCAAACGGAGAGCGGATTCTGCATCTTTTCAAGATGCTTGGAAAGTTTGTTGCGCGGTCCATGATCGACTCCCGAATCATTGACCTTCACTTCAACCCCATCTTCTTCCGCATCGGGGATGCAGTTTCGTCTGGAGTCAAGCCATCATTGGGGGCTGTGAAAATTGTCGATCCTGGCCTTGCCCGTTCATTGAAGGCCATCAAGCAATTtgccttggccaagaaggaaatcGACGAGGACCCCAATCGTACACCAGCACAAAAGGTTGCCGACACAGAAAACATTACTATTGATGGCGTCAAGCTTGATGACCTTTGTCTCGACTTCACTTTGCCCGGTTATCCTAATATTCAGCTGGAGGATAATGGCTCTCAGAAACGAGTCACTATTGACAATGTGGACTCGTATCTGGAGAAGGTCATTGATATGACTCTTGGATCTGGTGTTCGTCGCCAAGTCGATGCCTTCCGTGCTGGATTCTCACAGGTATTCCCCTACTCTGCACTCAGTGCTTTCACGCCAGATGAGTTGGTCACCTTGTTTGGCCGTGTAGACGAGGACTGGTCACTTGAGA CTCTCCTTGACTCGATCAAAGCCGATCATGGTTACAACATGGATAGCAAGACGGTCAAGAATCTGCTCCATACAATGAGCGAATTTGATGCTTCGCAACGCCGTGACTTCTTACAGTTCACCACTGGAAGTCCAAAGCTCCCCATTGGAG GATTCAAGTCTCTGACACCTATGTTTACTGTGGTCTGCAAACCCAGTGAGCACCCTTATATCTCCGACGACTACCTTCCTAGTGTCATGACGTGTGTCAACTACTTGAAGCTTCCAGACTACTCTACCATTGAGATCATGAGGAAGCAGCTTTTTACAGCAGTCAAGGAAGGCCAGGGAGCGTTCCATCTGTCGTAG
- a CDS encoding E3 ubiquitin-protein ligase TRIP12 yields the protein MAERTSAGDNEVRLPSTSTTSTANLSPASAASSAHRITRSSARQAASQVAQTNNIAPAAADVPTVPSTTPSSRKRKGLAAEKSPNDALPPSGPSGRRSKRQKIPEAVPPPNANNNNHTTSRSRRKGKPAVDMDSPDNNHPGSAHPAGPSIPSGSSSRKSSRSKKGTGPPSDPTSGTTLTTRRSKRNLDSAVDQDTPMTGTDENKDPGPPPPPPPPIDHHDDDDSEDNDDDEDEEGSRRYDDDEDDDDDDPFGGFGGPPGSLSSTLRALTGMMSGLTSRFREILHNLRVDDLSVQLIALQELSEILLVSNEDNLSGHFSPDAYVKELVSLMNKEESPEIMLLACRCLANLMEALPASVANVVYGSAVPVLCQKLLEISFIDLAEQALSTLEKISVEYPTSIVREGGLTACLSYLDFFATGTQRTAVTTAANCCRNIPEDSFPVVRDVMPTLLNVLNSSDQRVVEQASLCVSGIVESFKYHPSKLEELVSVDLLRGVLRLLVPGTTNMIGSSIHTQFLRVLAFTARASPRLSAELFKLNVVETLYQILTGVSPPSGTEDVASKLDSVVIMQALIHRPREQIIETLNVICELLPNLPRNADPSYGDFVELQASADPTNSAASGGRNRRSTNEKRIELLEECKDEVRRFALIIFPTLTDAFSSTVNLSVRQKVLTAQLKMLSNLDEDILVEALTPVPYASFLASILSQQDHTSLVMLGLQAAELLLSRLDKIYRYQFYREGVFLEITKIAEEEEAVEEKPGKGEKQESQGEQATEQDNEQSSDQESEHEEDEEDEERESSDDEEDEDEEHDNENGEAQNEDMSPVSSRGSTMSLEVPLHRLVSDVRSMKSRTRDVAKKFLETHETEGHGQAMKLKATAILDALSELAGELETFYLKPMPGNVAADKGKELFTKLASYFDTDVLESVTSAELLASGLVRVLLEVFSNPDEELARAAQSTFLEVFMAYTVKSKPKTATAESPATPFSVMIHKLQDLLSRSEHFEVITVHHNTFDGNHSSPASMLGKQIRLRLVADDDSEIPRPYRNIMVSIHAIATFKSLDDYLRPRISINERSRSSARRDGVARALAAMANSAGLPLSSAAAARLAAAERSGPFSSGPPVPPPHAATTPSGSRALRKSKSLAAPATPDQSAGPSRDKGALRRSSRRHGAANTPSAPRPPPVDDEEMQDTLECADEKQLTDDEDVGESSALDAIVGELEEDMEEESTPEDTSAVNMEVATGGHVTARKEDGTRIATPTGSGAPSRAGGPSVGTQGTPTPASSSSRPMSYASALQAVPQDWHIEFSLDNKLIPNETTIYRAVHTSASNSDEHLSRSIWSTVHPIKFKRVPGPPPAESLSFSSNTEADGEDEHGIPASLAKNPTTSSILRLLNILHDLNSNIEDVLIEKKNSVIGLNVEPLSQFVNTKLTAKLNRQLEEPLIVASNCLPSWAEDLARLYPFLFPFETRHLFLQSTSFGYARSMARWQNTQSAEDNRRDRNNERPFLGRLQRQKVRISRQKILESALKVMELYGASQSILEVEYFEEVGTGLGPTLEFYSTVSKEFSKRKLKLWREVDSSGSDEFVSGATGLFPRPQSDEEAGTPNGERILHLFKMLGKFVARSMIDSRIIDLHFNPIFFRIGDAVSSGVKPSLGAVKIVDPGLARSLKAIKQFALAKKEIDEDPNRTPAQKVADTENITIDGVKLDDLCLDFTLPGYPNIQLEDNGSQKRVTIDNVDSYLEKVIDMTLGSGVRRQVDAFRAGFSQVFPYSALSAFTPDELVTLFGRVDEDWSLETLLDSIKADHGYNMDSKTVKNLLHTMSEFDASQRRDFLQFTTGSPKLPIGGMFCLLAVHG from the exons ATGGCAGAACGAACATCGGCAGGTGATAACGAAGTGCGACTTCCTTCTACCTCGACAACCTCAACTGCCAATCTCTCTCCCGCTTCCGCCGCTTCTTCAGCCCATAG AATCACCAGATCTTCGGCTCGTCAAGCAGCGAGTCAGGTAGCCCAAACCAACAATATTGCTCCTGCCGCTGCTGACGTCCCGACCGTACCCTCCACTACTCCATCCTCACGCAAGCGAAAAGGGCTCGCCGCCGAGAAGAGCCCCAACGACGCATTACCACCCTCTGGGCCTTCAGGTCGACGGTCCAAGAGACAAAAGATCCCCGAAGCCGTTCCACCTCCGAACGCCAACAATAACAATCACACCACATCCAGATCTCGGCGAAAGGGAAAGCCCGCTGTTGATATGGACAGCCCGGA TAACAACCACCCCGGATCTGCGCATCCTGCAGGGCCCTCCATCCCCTCAGGTTCTTCTAGCAGAAAATCGAGCCGTTCTAAGAAGGGCACGGGACCTCCATCGG ATCCCACATCTGGTACAACTCTGACCACCCGAAGATCGAAACGGAACCTTGACAGCGCAGTTGATCAAGATACACCGATGACGGGTACCGACGAGAACAAAGACCCAGGACCACCACcaccccctcctcctcccatcGATCAccacgacgatgacgatagcgaagacaatgacgatgacgaagatgaagagggatCACGGAGGtacgacgacgacgaagacgacgacgacgacgatccTTTTGGCGGATTTGGTGGCCCTCCAGGCAGTTTATCCAGCACGCTTAGAGCACTAACAGGGATGATGTCTGGCCTGACATCTCGATTCCGGGAAATTCTTCACAATCTGCGAGTTGATGATCTCTCAGTACAGCTAATAGCTCTGCAAGAGCTATCAGAAATACTTCTAGTGTCCAACGAAGACAACCTCTCTGGCCACTTCTCGCCCGATGCATATGTCAAGGAGCTGGTTTCCCTCATGAACAAGGAAGAAAGCCCCGAGATCATGTTACTCGCGTGCCGTTGCTTGGCAAATTTGATGGAGGCTTTGCCTGCCAGTGTTGCGAACGTCGTCTATGGAAGCGCCGTCCCTGTCCTGTGCCAAAAACTCCTCGAAATTTCTTTTATCGATTTGGCAGAGCAGGCCTTGAGCACATTGGAGAAGATATCAGTCGAATATCCTACCAGCATTGTTCGTGAGGGTGGCCTCACTGCTTGTTTGTCTTATCTCGACTTCTTTGCTACCGGCACGCAAAGAACTGCCGTTACTACCGCAGCAAACTGTTGCCGCAACATCCCCGAAGACTCTTTCCCAGTAGTACGAGATGTTATGCCTACACTTCTTAACGTTCTCAATAGCAGTGATCAGCGGGTCGTGGAGCAGGCCTCGCTTTGCGTCTCCGGCATCGTTGAGAGTTTTAAGTACCATCCCTCCAAACTTGAGGAACTTGTTAGCGTCGACCTTCTTCGAGGTGTGCTGCGACTTCTTGTTCCCGGTACGACCAACATGATCGGCTCCAGTATCCATACACAATTTCTCCGAGTTTTGGCCTTCACTGCGCGAGCTAGCCCTCGTCTTTCCGCGGAGCTCTTCAAGCTTAATGTGGTAGAGACATTGTATCAAATCCTGACCGGAGTTTCACCACCCAGCGGTACCGAAGATGTGGCCTCCAAACTGGACAGTGTTGTAATCATGCAGGCTCTCATCCATCGACCACGAGAGCAGATCATTGAGACGCTCAATGTTATTTGCGAATTACTACCTAACCTACCACGAAACGCAGATCCCTCGTACGGTGATTTTGTTGAACTTCAAGCCTCTGCAGATCCTACAAACTCGGCAGCCAGTGGGGGAAGGAACCGCAGGTCTACAAATGAAAAGCGcattgagcttcttgaagagtGCAAAGACGAAGTTCGCCGTTTTGCgctcatcatcttccctACTTTGACGGACGCGTTCTCCAGCACTGTCAACTTGAGCGTCCGCCAAAAGGTCCTCACAGCACAATTGAAGATGCTCTCGAATCTTGATGAGGACATCTTGGTTGAGGCGCTTACTCCGGTACCTTATGCCTCTTTCCTTGCTTCTATTCTTTCGCAACAAGACCACACATCTCTGGTTATGCTTGGCCTTCAAGCGGCCGAGCTGTTACTAAGCCGACTCGACAAGATCTACCGTTATCAATTCTATCGCGAGGGAGTCTTCCTTGAGATCACCAAGattgctgaggaggaagaggcagTTGAAGAGAAGCCAGGTAAGGGCGAAAAACAGGAGTCTCAGGGCGAACAAGCAACAGAACAAGACAACGAACAGTCCTCGGACCAGGAATCTGAgcatgaggaagacgaagaagatgaggagcGCGAGTcctctgatgatgaggaggacgaagacgaagagcaTGATAACGAGAATGGCGAGGCGCAGAATGAGGACATGTCCCCTGTTAGCTCCCGGGGATCCACCATGTCTCTCGAGGTCCCTCTCCATCGTCTTGTCTCCGACGTGCGATCCATGAAATCTCGAACTCGAGACGTCGCCAAAAAGTTCTTAGAGACCCATGAGACTGAAGGCCATGGCCAGGCTATGAAGCTCAAGGCAACAGCAATCCTTGATGCTCTTTCAGAGTTGGCTGGTGAGCTTGAGACTTTCTACCTCAAACCGATGCCCGGCAACGTTGCGGCCGATAAAGGAAAGGAACTGTTCACCAAGCTTGCATCATATTTCGATACCGACGTCTTGGAAAGTGTTACGAGCGCAGAACTTCTGGCATCCGGTCTTGTTCGTGTGCTTCTAGAGGTTTTCAGCAATCCTGACGAGGAACTGGCCCGTGCCGCTCAGTCAACGTTCCTGGAAGTCTTCATGGCATACACCGTCAAGTCGAAGCCAAAAACTGCAACTGCAGAATCTCCGGCGACGCCTTTCAGCGTCATGATTCACAAGCTTCAGGACTTGCTCAGTAGGTCAGAGCATTTTGAGGTTATCACGGTGCATCATAACACATTTGACGGCAACCACAGCAGTCCTGCCTCCATGCTTGGGAAGCAGATTCGACTTCGTCTTGTTGCCGATGATGATTCCGAAATACCTCGACCGTACCGTAATATAATGGTGTCAATTCATGCCATTGCGACTTTCAAATCCCTTGATGACTATTTACGACCTAGGATCAGTATCAATGAGCGATCTCGTAGCTCCGCCCGCAGAGACGGAGTTGCTCGAGCACTTGCCGCTATGGCAAACAGCGCGGGTCTTCCTCTGAGTagcgcagcagcagcccgCCTAGCAGCAGCTGAACGATCAGGCCCGTTTTCGAGCGGACCTCCGGTGCCGCCGCCGCATGCTGCTACAACGCCATCTGGCTCCCGAGCACTTCGCAAATCAAAGTCACTGGCTGCCCCTGCTACACCAGATCAATCTGCTGGACCGTCTCGCGATAAAGGGGCGCTTAGACGCTCCTCAAGACGGCATGGCGCCGCTAACACACCCTCGGCTCCTCGACCTCCGCCtgttgatgacgaggaaATGCAGGATACACTAGAATGCGCCGACGAGAAGCAGCTGACTGATGACGAAGACGTCGGAGAAAGCAGTGCATTGGATGCCATTGTTGGcgagcttgaagaagacatgGAAGAGGAATCGACGCCTGAGGATACTTCTGCTGTCAACATGGAGGTCGCTACTGGTGGCCATGTCACAGCACGCAAGGAAGATGGCACTCGAATCGCGACACCAACTGGATCCGGTGCTCCTAGCCGTGCGGGTGGACCCTCGGTTGGCACCCAAGGCACACCTACTccagcatcgtcatcgtcgagGCCGATGTCTTATGCGTCCGCTCTCCAGGCAGTGCCCCAAGATTGGCACATTGAGTTCAGTCTTGACAACAAGCTGATCCCCAACGAGACTACCATCTACCGCGCTGTCCATACTTCAGCTTCTAACTCAGATGAGCACCTAAGCAGAAGTATCTGGTCAACTGTGCACCCAATCAAGTTCAAGCGTGTACCTGGACCACCTCCTGCGGAATCTCTTTCATTTTCTTCTAACACGGAAGCtgatggtgaagatgagcATGGAATCCCCGCTTCGCTTGCCAAGAACCCAACGACGTCATCAATTCTACGCCTATTGAACATTCTTCACGACCTCAACTCGAACATTGAGGATGTTTTGATTGAGAAAAAGAATAGCGTTATTGGTCTGAATGTTGAGCCGTTGTCACAGTTCGTCAACACGAAACTCACAGCGAAGTTGAATCGTCAGTTGGAAGAGCCCCTGATTGTTGCCAGCAACTGTCTACCTAGTTGGGCGGAGGATTTAGCTCGCCTTTATCCCTTCCTCTTCCCATTCGAGACTCGACATCTATTTCTCCAATCTACATCTTTCGGATATGCCCGATCAATGGCGAGGTGGCAGAATACCCAGTCTGCGGAGGATAACCGAAGAGATCGAAATAACGAACGGCCATTCCTCGGTCGCCTTCAGCGACAAAAAGTTAGGATCTCACGTCAGAAGATCCTTGAATCGGCCTTGAAAGTTATGGAGCTATATGGTGCTTCACAGAGTATCCTAGAAGTTGAGTATTTCGAGGAGGTGGGCACTGGTCTTGGTCCTACTCTTGAGTTCTACTCAACTGTCTCGAAAGAGTTCTCAAAGAGGAAGCTCAAACTATGGCGTGAGGTCGATTCGAGCGGCTCTGATGAGTTTGTGTCTGGAGCCACTGGACTCTTCCCCCGGCCGCAGAGTGATGAAGAGGCTGGGACACCAAACGGAGAGCGGATTCTGCATCTTTTCAAGATGCTTGGAAAGTTTGTTGCGCGGTCCATGATCGACTCCCGAATCATTGACCTTCACTTCAACCCCATCTTCTTCCGCATCGGGGATGCAGTTTCGTCTGGAGTCAAGCCATCATTGGGGGCTGTGAAAATTGTCGATCCTGGCCTTGCCCGTTCATTGAAGGCCATCAAGCAATTtgccttggccaagaaggaaatcGACGAGGACCCCAATCGTACACCAGCACAAAAGGTTGCCGACACAGAAAACATTACTATTGATGGCGTCAAGCTTGATGACCTTTGTCTCGACTTCACTTTGCCCGGTTATCCTAATATTCAGCTGGAGGATAATGGCTCTCAGAAACGAGTCACTATTGACAATGTGGACTCGTATCTGGAGAAGGTCATTGATATGACTCTTGGATCTGGTGTTCGTCGCCAAGTCGATGCCTTCCGTGCTGGATTCTCACAGGTATTCCCCTACTCTGCACTCAGTGCTTTCACGCCAGATGAGTTGGTCACCTTGTTTGGCCGTGTAGACGAGGACTGGTCACTTGAGA CTCTCCTTGACTCGATCAAAGCCGATCATGGTTACAACATGGATAGCAAGACGGTCAAGAATCTGCTCCATACAATGAGCGAATTTGATGCTTCGCAACGCCGTGACTTCTTACAGTTCACCACTGGAAGTCCAAAGCTCCCCATTGGAGGTATGTTTTGCCTCCTGGCTGTTCATGGTTAA